Proteins from a genomic interval of Papaver somniferum cultivar HN1 chromosome 4, ASM357369v1, whole genome shotgun sequence:
- the LOC113276210 gene encoding uncharacterized protein LOC113276210, protein MEGNISSGYMIPGLPYGVLDLQGPMHVTHQQHPQTLHQQHNSHNLQGSMVDPPICENFPMSVGNMHECEQPMGLMNYNKGDKGKICTSEEDEPSFNEDSIDGHNEAGRGKKGSPWQRMKWTDKMVRLLITVVSYIGEDAVGDCSNGGRRKFAILQKKGKWKSVSKVMAERGCYVSPQQCEDKFNDLNKRYKRLTDVLGRGTSCKVVENPALLDMMDHLSEKAKEDVKKILSSKHLFYEEMCSYHNGNRLHLPSDPALQRSLQLALRSRDDHDCHDSRRNLQEDFNDDDDQDGEEDHDDEADENHNLHGDQAMFGVPGCFPKRMKQGHEYEDLSFGNPSNSQDCGKRSNSHMVNSPVDMNQVFPEGSKGSWIQKQWVMSRSLQLEEQKLHLQVQTLELEKQRFKWQKFSRKKDRELDKLRMENERMKLENERMTLELKRKELESNYN, encoded by the coding sequence ATGGAAGGGAATATATCGTCTGGATATATGATTCCAGGTTTACCTTACGGGGTTTTAGATTTGCAAGGACCTATGCATGTTACTCATCAACAACACCCACAAACCCTCCATCAACAACACAACTCTCATAATCTTCAAGGATCCATGGTTGATCCTCCAATTTGTGAAAATTTTCCCATGTCAGTTGGAAACATGCATGAATGTGAGCAACCCATGGGGTTGATGAATTACAACAAAGGAGATAAAGGGAAGATTTGTACGAGTGAGGAGGACGAACCAAGCTTCAATGAAGATAGTATTGATGGGCATAATGAAGCTGGCAGAGGGAAGAAAGGATCCCCATGGCAGCGAATGAAGTGGACAGATAAAATGGTGAGGCTTTTGATAACTGTTGTTTCTTATATTGGAGAGGATGCTGTTGGCGACTGCAGTAATgggggaagaagaaaatttgccaTTCTGCAAAAGAAAGGGAAGTGGAAGTCAGTATCAAAAGTTATGGCTGAGAGAGGATGCTACGTGTCGCCTCAGCAGTGTGAGGATAAGTTTAATGACCTTAACAAAAGGTATAAACGACTAACTGATGTGCTTGGCAGGGGAACTTCTTGCAAAGTAGTTGAGAATCCTGCACTTTTGGATATGATGGATCACCTCTCAGAGAAAGCTAAGGAGGATGTTAAGAAAATTCTGAGCTCAAAACATTTATTCTATGAAGAAATGTGTTCATACCACAATGGAAACCGCTTACATCTACCTTCTGACCCAGCACTTCAAAGATCCTTGCAGCTAGCTCTTAGAAGTAGAGATGATCATGATTGTCATGATTCAAGGAGGAATTTACAAGAAGactttaatgatgatgatgatcaagatGGGGAAGAGGATCATGATGACGAAGCTGATGAAAATCACAATTTACACGGGGATCAGGCGATGTTTGGGGTGCCAGGGTGTTTTCCGAAGAGAATGAAACAAGGGCACGAGTATGAGGATTTAAGTTTTGGGAATCCATCAAATTCGCAGGACTGCGGCAAAAGATctaattctcatatggttaattCCCCTGTCGATATGAATCAAGTGTTCCCCGAGGGAAGCAAAGGATCTTGGATACAAAAGCAATGGGTGATGTCTCGTTCACTTCAATTGGAAGAACAGAAGTTACATCTTCAGGTACAGACCCTAGAGTTGGAAAAACAGCGGTTCAAGTGGCAGAAGTTTAGTAGGAAGAAAGACAGGGAGTTGGATAAGCTCAGGATGGAAAATGAGAGGATGAAGCTTGAAAATGAGCGGATGACACTAGAGTTGAAGCGCAAGGAGTTAGAGTCTAACTATAACTGA